TTCCACCGCCAGGGCGACGAGATCGTCGGCCGCCTGGCGGTCGGCCCCTTGAGCGGCGAGGAGGCCTCCCGCATCTGGATGCGCCACGACCTCAACCTGCTCAGCCTCTCCGAGCTTTTCCAACAGCTGGATGAGCAGGATGCGGACCGGCCCATCCAGCGCCACGTGGAAAGCCTGCGCTTCCACCTGGCCGCCGCCCCTCCCCAGCTCCGCCAGGCCCTCGAGCGTCCGGGCTGCACCTGCCTGCACATGCCGGAGCTGCGCGAGCCGGGTTCGGTCTGCCTGCTGGAGATGACGGGCAGCCAGGAGAGCTGGCTGGCGCCCGTGCGCGTCCCCATCTCGGGCGAGGCCGGGCAGCCGGAGGAGACGCGGGGCTTCCTTTTGGTCGACAATGCCATCACCCAGCGGCCGCCCACCAGCGAGCATCTGGACGCCCTGGTCAGCTGCGCGCGCCACCTGGGCTTCGCCATCGAGCGGGCCCGGCTCAACCGCGAGCTGGACGAGCGGGTCAAGGAGCTGCAGGAGGCCAACGTCCAGCTGGACCGCCGTCAGGCCCAGCTGCTCAGCGCCGAGAAACTGGCCGCCGTCGGCCGCGTCACGGGCAACCTGGCCCATGAGATCAAGACGCCGCTCATGTCCATCGGCGGCTTCGCCCGCCTGCTCGTTCGCGAGCTGGAGGGCCTGGACAAGCCGCGGGAGCACGCCGAGCTGGTGCTCAAGGAATGCCGGCGCATCGAGCGCATCCTCGAGGCCCTGCTCGACTACGGCGCGCCCCAGATCCTGCGGCGGGACCGGGTGGATCTGCGCTCACGGGTGGAGCAGCTGGCGGAGCGCCTGGAGGAGAGTTTCCGCGAGCGGGGCATCACCCTCGAGCTGGACCTGCCTGCCGAACCCTGCTGGGCCTTTGGCGACGTCTTGCGCCTGGACCAGCTGCTGCACATCCAGCTGCAGAACGTCCTGGACCTGAACGAGCCCCGCCGGGAGAACGGCCAGCGCTGCACGCGCCTGGCCGTCGGCTTGTCCTGCCACGAGGGCGAACTGCGGCTCGCCGTGGCCGACGACGGCCCCGGCGTTCCGC
Above is a genomic segment from bacterium containing:
- a CDS encoding HAMP domain-containing sensor histidine kinase, with the translated sequence MPLPPSEELLVRLPLRLAIVDEHHHAVGLDGKPLPTPGAIHDGDCHLCTLSDEECPIRLSLRDGRRRHLRLPPHLCGGEHGIDLDILPLKGELAGHVLVVERNLDESNLELSRTEVDLERQLRQLDILNQVLAALQQSRDLDRILRIILAGLTFGKGLEFNRAFYFHRQGDEIVGRLAVGPLSGEEASRIWMRHDLNLLSLSELFQQLDEQDADRPIQRHVESLRFHLAAAPPQLRQALERPGCTCLHMPELREPGSVCLLEMTGSQESWLAPVRVPISGEAGQPEETRGFLLVDNAITQRPPTSEHLDALVSCARHLGFAIERARLNRELDERVKELQEANVQLDRRQAQLLSAEKLAAVGRVTGNLAHEIKTPLMSIGGFARLLVRELEGLDKPREHAELVLKECRRIERILEALLDYGAPQILRRDRVDLRSRVEQLAERLEESFRERGITLELDLPAEPCWAFGDVLRLDQLLHIQLQNVLDLNEPRRENGQRCTRLAVGLSCHEGELRLAVADDGPGVPPSLLDRLFEPFVSGRDGALGLGLAQARDIARLHEGEIRLVQPGRLGGAEFITTLHGRSHGQDPDRG